In Malus sylvestris chromosome 15, drMalSylv7.2, whole genome shotgun sequence, a single genomic region encodes these proteins:
- the LOC126603648 gene encoding ABC transporter G family member STR2-like — protein sequence MARSTSRRRDTVIDIGKPSSFTGGLEFSTLTYTVTKKTKDEEGKWMTQEVDLLHKITGFAPKGSITAVMGPSGAGKSTFLDGLAGRIASGSLKGRVSLDGKEMSLSLIKRTSAYIMQDDRLFPTLTVYETLMFAADFRLGPVSSADKKQRVEKLIQQLGLTSARNTFIGDEGTRGVSGGERRRVSIGVDIIHGPSLLFLDEPTSGLDSTSAHSVIEKVHHIARSGSTVILTVHQPSSRIQLLLDHLIILARGQLMYQGSPKDVALHLGRMGRKVHKEESPIEYLIDVIQQYDQSELGVEALAEFARTGMRPPLLVDVDASPSTVMPTPLRHGGRGGEGLEDKGKSGKRLHLQTSIHSVNDFDHSVRSPYNNSNSRSWTPSHSGVMQKLQMFTPSRQREGQKMQSPMSASPGYNYSSEILPSTPTPHSSDYTVNENDYLTPDIGPNTNSYHHLGPKFANSFFPETWILMRRNFINIRRTPELFLSRLVVLTFMGFLMATMFLKPPETTQGITNRLSFFIFTVCLFFFSSNDAVPAFIQERFIFIRETAHNAYRASSYTIAGLVTYLPFLALQASVYAGIVWFALGLRGPFIYFLVVLYVSLLSTNSFVVFVSSVVPNYILGYAAVIAFTALFFLFCGYFLNSHDIPGYWSWMNKVSTMTYPYEGLIMNQYQTSDTFGKNPDGTNITGFNILEGLRIDYGGEHTLSEVKKWEKVYIMLGMTVLYRVLFYLVIRFTSKNQRT from the exons ATGGCTCGTAGTACTAGTCGCCGGCGTGACACAGTGATAGACATTGGGAAGCCGTCGAGCTTCACAGGGGGGCTTGAGTTTTCCACCCTAACGTACACGGTGACAAAGAAAACCAAAGATGAGGAGGGAAAATGGATGACGCAAGAAGTGGACTTGTTGCACAAGATCACGGGGTTTGCACCAAAAGGGTCTATCACAGCCGTGATGGGTCCTAGTGGTGCCGGGAAGTCTACGTTCTTGGATGGACTGGCAGGGAGGATAGCAAGTGGGAGTCTTAAGGGAAGAGTGTCCTTGGATGGCAAGGAAATGAGTCTCAGCTTGATTAAAAGGACTTCAGCCTATATTATGCAGGATGATAGGCTTTTTCCAACTCTTACAGTTTATGAGACCTTGATGTTTGCTGCTGATTTCAGGTTGGGACCGGTTTCAAGTGCTGATAAGAAGCAGCGAGTCGAAAAGCTGATTCAACAGCTTGGATTAACT TCTGCCAGAAACACGTTCATAGGTGATGAGGGAACCCGAGGAGTGTCTGGTGGTGAGCGTCGGAGAGTTTCAATTGGAGTGGACATCATTCATGGACCATCACTCCTCTTCCTTGATGAACCCACTTCTGGTCTAGACTCCACCAGTGCTCACAGTGTCATCGAAAAGGTGCACCACATTGCACGCTCTGGAAGCACTGTAATTCTCACCGTTCACCAACCCTCGTCCAGAATTCAATTGCTTCTCGACCATCTGATCATTCTAGCTCGAGGGCAGCTCATGTACCAAGGATCACCAAAAGATGTGGCTCTCCATCTTGGTCGAATGGGGCGCAAAGTTCACAAGGAAGAGAGCCCTATTGAGTACCTCATTGATGTGATTCAGCAATATGATCAGTCTGAACTCGGGGTCGAGGCACTAGCCGAATTTGCACGTACTGGAATGAGACCCCCGCTGTTAGTTGATGTGGATGCCTCACCTTCGACAGTTATGCCAACACCACTGCGCCATGGCGGACGTGGAGGTGAAGGCCTGGAGGACAAGGGAAAGTCTGGAAAACGCCTGCACTTACAAACTAGTATACATTCAGTCAATGATTTTGATCACAGTGTGAGAAGCCCTTACAACAATAGTAATTCAAGGTCATGGACTCCCAGCCATAGTGGGGTCATGCAAAAACTGCAGATGTTTACCCCTTCACGGCAACGAGAAGGCCAAAAGATGCAAAGCCCCATGAG TGCATCCCCAGGCTACAACTATTCAAGTGAGATTCTTCCAAGCACACCAACGCCCCATAGCAGTGACTACACAGTGAATGAAAATGACTATCTGACCCCGGATATTGGTCCTAACACCAATTCATACCACCACCTTGGCCCCAAATTTGCCAACTCATTCTTCCCTGAGACTTGGATTCTCATGAGGCGTAACTTCATCAACATCAGGCGCACACCCGAGCTTTTCCTCTCAAGACTAGTAGTCCTCACATTCATGGGCTTCTTAATGGCCACCATGTTCCTAAAGCCACCAGAAACCACTCAAGGCATCACCAACCGCCTcagtttcttcatcttcactgtctgcctcttcttcttctcatcaAATGATGCTGTCCCAGCCTTCATCCAGGAGCGCTTCATCTTCATCCGCGAGACTGCCCACAATGCCTACAGAGCCTCTTCATACACAATTGCTGGCCTAGTAACATACCTCCCCTTTCTTGCATTGCAAGCATCTGTTTACGCTGGCATTGTTTGGTTTGCCTTGGGGCTTAGAGGGCCCTTCATATACTTCTTGGTGGTTCTCTATGTTTCTCTCCTCTCAACCAATTCATTTGTGGTGTTTGTGAGCTCAGTTGTGCCCAATTACATCTTGGGATATGCAGCAGTCATTGCCTTCACTGCCTTGTTCTTCTTGTTCTGTGGCTACTTCTTGAATAGCCACGACATCCCTGGCTATTGGTCCTGGATGAACAAAGTCTCCACCATGACATATCCATATGAAGGACTTATAATGAATCAGTACCAAACTAGCGATACTTTCGGAAAAAACCCTGACGGGACCAACATAACCGGTTTCAACATCTTAGAAGGTCTTCGCATAGATTACGGCGGAGAACACACTCTCTCTGAAGTGAAGAAGTGGGAGAAGGTGTACATAATGTTGGGCATGACTGTTTTATACAGGGTTTTGTTTTACTTAGTCATTCGTTTCACGTCCAAGAACCAGAGGACGTAG